In the Streptomyces sp. f51 genome, one interval contains:
- a CDS encoding NAD-dependent malic enzyme yields the protein MATAPSVSYSMTVRLEVPASGTAVSQLTTAVESSGGSVTGLDVTASGHEKLRIDVTIAASSTSHADEIVEQLRRIEGVTLGKVSDRTFLMHLGGKIEMQSKHPIRNRDDLSMIYTPGVARVCMAIAENPEDARRLTIKRNSVAVVTDGSAVLGLGNIGPMAALPVMEGKAALFKRFAGIDAWPLCLDTQDTDAIVEIVKAIAPGFAGINLEDISAPRCFEIEARLREALDIPVFHDDQHGTAIVVLAALTNALRVAGKAIGDIRVVMSGAGAAGTAILKLLIAAGVKHAVVADIHGVVHADRADLVDAAADSPLRWIADNTNLEGLTGTLKEAVRDADVFIGVSAPNVIDGDDVASMAENAIVFALANPDPEVDPAIARQTAAVVATGRSDFPNQINNVLVFPGVFRGLLDAQSRTVNTDMMLAAATALANVVTEDELNPNYIIPSVFNDKVAGAVAGAVRDAAKAAGAADAANTSA from the coding sequence ATGGCAACGGCGCCCAGCGTCTCCTACTCGATGACGGTCCGGCTGGAGGTGCCCGCGAGCGGAACCGCGGTCTCCCAGCTCACGACGGCCGTGGAGTCCAGCGGAGGCTCGGTGACCGGCCTCGACGTGACCGCGTCCGGCCACGAGAAGCTCCGGATCGACGTCACCATCGCGGCGAGTTCCACCTCGCACGCCGACGAGATCGTGGAGCAGCTGCGGCGGATCGAGGGCGTGACCCTCGGCAAGGTCTCGGACCGTACGTTCCTCATGCACCTCGGCGGCAAGATCGAGATGCAGTCCAAGCACCCGATCCGCAACCGCGACGACCTCTCCATGATCTACACCCCGGGTGTGGCCCGGGTGTGCATGGCGATCGCCGAGAACCCCGAGGACGCCCGCCGCCTCACCATCAAGCGCAATTCCGTTGCGGTCGTGACGGACGGCTCCGCGGTGCTGGGCCTCGGCAACATCGGCCCGATGGCCGCGCTGCCCGTCATGGAGGGCAAGGCGGCCCTCTTCAAGCGCTTCGCCGGCATCGACGCCTGGCCGCTGTGCCTCGACACCCAGGACACCGACGCGATCGTGGAGATCGTCAAGGCGATCGCCCCCGGCTTCGCGGGCATCAACCTGGAGGACATCTCCGCGCCGCGCTGCTTCGAGATCGAGGCCCGGCTGCGCGAGGCCCTCGACATCCCCGTCTTCCACGACGACCAGCACGGCACCGCCATCGTCGTCCTCGCCGCCCTGACCAACGCACTTCGCGTCGCGGGCAAGGCGATCGGCGACATCAGGGTCGTCATGTCCGGTGCGGGAGCGGCCGGTACGGCCATCCTCAAGCTGCTGATCGCCGCGGGTGTGAAGCACGCCGTCGTCGCCGACATCCACGGTGTCGTCCACGCGGACCGCGCCGACCTCGTCGACGCCGCCGCCGACTCGCCGCTGCGCTGGATCGCCGACAACACCAACCTCGAAGGCCTCACGGGCACGTTGAAGGAGGCGGTGCGCGACGCCGACGTCTTCATCGGTGTCTCCGCCCCGAACGTGATCGACGGCGACGACGTGGCCTCGATGGCCGAGAACGCCATCGTGTTCGCGCTCGCGAACCCCGACCCCGAGGTCGACCCGGCAATCGCCCGCCAGACCGCGGCAGTTGTGGCCACCGGCCGCTCCGACTTCCCCAACCAGATCAACAACGTCCTGGTGTTCCCGGGTGTCTTCCGTGGCCTCCTGGACGCCCAGTCGCGTACCGTCAACACGGACATGATGCTGGCCGCCGCGACCGCGCTCGCGAACGTGGTGACCGAGGACGAGCTCAACCCGAACTACATCATCCCCAGCGTCTTCAACGACAAGGTCGCGGGCGCGGTCGCCGGAGCGGTGCGCGACGCGGCGAAGGCGGCGGGGGCGGCGGACGCGGCCAACACGAGCGCGTAG
- a CDS encoding HU family DNA-binding protein, which yields MNRSELVAALADRAEVTRKDADAVLAAFAETVGEIVAKGDEKVTIPGFLTFERTHRAARTARNPQTGDPIQIPAGFSVKVSAGSKLKEAAKGN from the coding sequence ATGAACCGCAGTGAGCTGGTGGCCGCGCTGGCCGACCGTGCCGAGGTGACCCGCAAGGACGCCGACGCCGTTCTGGCCGCTTTCGCCGAGACCGTCGGCGAGATCGTCGCCAAGGGCGACGAGAAGGTGACCATCCCCGGCTTCCTGACCTTCGAGCGCACCCACCGTGCCGCTCGCACCGCGCGCAACCCGCAGACCGGCGACCCGATCCAGATCCCGGCCGGCTTCAGCGTGAAGGTCTCCGCGGGCAGCAAGCTCAAGGAAGCCGCCAAGGGCAACTAG